One Syntrophales bacterium DNA segment encodes these proteins:
- a CDS encoding tetratricopeptide repeat protein: MKQGKPEQAVTLLSTPKAMKDAGLSSIQGWAYLRLNDPDGAEKAFRRSIGLREKQSDAHCGLGYVNLRRGLPVDAMVSFKKGLEQGRMNMDCMAGLAMALEQTGDRTGAKQAAETVLKKDKTNELAQAVLRRLDLTEERPPEDPIRIALDTYRKGEWGAARILLKKIAFDGKMNETVLSALADCHYRLGNVPEAADVYRLMMERGIGTEMARLQLSRIYGIRPGDVQWWQKSSPLTRGRPAKTQFLYRAKGDYFEYFDGKDWKRTYLVGMNIGPAAPGEYPSTAPRDVEAYEVWFDQIAAMESNMIRAYTILPPAFYTALKRHNEKASRPLWLLQEVWLTEREDTVDLYDSRWRDEFREEARRVVDLLHGNAVIPYRPGHAAGIYTADVSPYVFAIGPGREVETSIVLGTNRLHPNKTSYKGRYIEVKNGNPSEVWFAETIDYVASYEMERYNAQRPMTIVNWPPLDPMSHVTEANYAEEMAMRGIPVAATTKDMNDSDAVSLDVMKLNATSTYPAGLFAAFHVYTYWPDFLMYDREYPKTRDDLGSNRYYGYLLDLKKHHRGMPLLVAEYGVPTSWGIAHVHPDGWHNGGFSEKGQAELLDRMTRNIKDSGCAGGLIFAWLDEWWKSVADNFTRPFDQPPERRTFWQNMLNPEENFGIVGYRPNATVPLLRGNDSDWEKATTISADSSPKAGRIRAVRAMSDYAYVYLRIDLDKSRSVIDWKKEAFWVALSTLPGRAGSRELPRPAPRITDGATFLLKFDRPDMATLLIAHGFNPNQWIVDTGVPGGRLILRKKDVKLGVLERSSFEEMMIQANPPRWGRDGSIFPPIFVNRSELPAGTADPALPGSSTLAAWNVDKTGSMIEVRIPWGLLYVADPSTHLFYGGTDGQAEPVFTKGGAIGIAAMHFTVGESGPRFQESLPHSVNNRINHALPAYAWAEWNEMQVKPYMKPAYYSLQRSFRQMLTEMKK; encoded by the coding sequence ATGAAACAAGGAAAGCCGGAGCAGGCGGTGACCCTCCTGTCGACGCCGAAAGCAATGAAAGATGCAGGGCTTTCGTCCATCCAGGGTTGGGCCTACCTTCGTCTGAACGATCCCGACGGTGCGGAAAAGGCTTTTCGCCGCAGCATCGGACTCCGGGAAAAGCAATCGGATGCCCACTGTGGTCTCGGGTATGTGAATCTTCGTCGGGGCCTTCCCGTGGATGCAATGGTCTCTTTCAAAAAGGGTCTTGAACAGGGCAGGATGAACATGGATTGCATGGCCGGACTCGCCATGGCGCTGGAGCAGACCGGGGACAGGACGGGGGCGAAGCAGGCCGCGGAAACCGTTCTGAAAAAAGACAAAACCAATGAACTGGCCCAGGCTGTACTGCGCCGTCTCGACCTGACGGAGGAAAGGCCGCCGGAAGATCCGATTCGAATCGCCCTCGATACCTACCGGAAAGGCGAATGGGGGGCGGCCCGGATTCTGCTGAAGAAGATCGCTTTCGACGGGAAAATGAACGAAACGGTTCTGTCGGCCCTGGCGGACTGCCATTACCGGCTGGGGAACGTTCCGGAAGCTGCGGACGTCTATCGCCTCATGATGGAGAGAGGAATCGGCACCGAGATGGCCAGGCTTCAGCTTTCGAGAATCTATGGCATCCGGCCGGGGGACGTCCAGTGGTGGCAGAAATCGTCCCCGCTTACAAGGGGCAGACCGGCGAAAACACAGTTTCTCTATCGTGCAAAAGGGGATTACTTTGAATACTTTGACGGAAAGGATTGGAAGCGAACCTACCTTGTCGGCATGAACATCGGTCCGGCCGCTCCCGGCGAGTACCCCTCGACGGCCCCCAGGGATGTGGAGGCATACGAGGTCTGGTTTGATCAGATTGCCGCCATGGAATCGAACATGATCCGGGCCTATACGATTCTACCCCCGGCATTTTACACGGCACTGAAAAGACACAACGAAAAGGCGTCCCGACCGCTGTGGCTCCTGCAGGAGGTCTGGCTCACCGAACGGGAGGACACGGTTGATCTTTACGACAGCAGATGGCGGGACGAATTCAGGGAAGAAGCACGACGCGTGGTCGACCTTCTCCACGGGAATGCCGTGATTCCTTACCGTCCAGGGCATGCCGCCGGGATCTACACGGCGGACGTCTCCCCTTACGTTTTCGCCATCGGACCGGGACGGGAAGTGGAAACCTCCATCGTCCTGGGAACCAACCGGCTGCACCCGAACAAGACATCCTATAAAGGCCGCTATATCGAGGTGAAAAACGGGAACCCGAGCGAGGTGTGGTTTGCAGAGACAATTGATTATGTCGCTTCCTATGAAATGGAGAGGTACAACGCACAGAGGCCGATGACCATCGTGAACTGGCCGCCATTGGATCCCATGAGCCATGTCACCGAGGCAAACTATGCGGAAGAAATGGCGATGCGCGGGATCCCCGTCGCCGCGACGACCAAAGACATGAATGACAGTGACGCCGTTTCACTCGACGTCATGAAACTGAACGCTACATCCACCTATCCCGCCGGATTGTTTGCGGCTTTTCATGTCTACACATACTGGCCGGACTTTCTCATGTATGACAGGGAATACCCCAAAACGCGCGATGATCTCGGTTCGAACCGGTATTACGGGTATCTCCTCGACCTGAAAAAGCACCACCGCGGCATGCCCCTCCTCGTCGCCGAGTACGGGGTCCCGACCAGTTGGGGAATCGCCCATGTACATCCAGACGGATGGCACAACGGCGGGTTCAGCGAAAAAGGCCAAGCCGAGCTCCTGGATCGCATGACCAGAAATATCAAAGATTCCGGCTGTGCCGGCGGTCTCATCTTCGCGTGGCTGGACGAGTGGTGGAAATCCGTGGCCGACAATTTTACCCGGCCCTTCGATCAACCCCCCGAGCGCCGCACATTCTGGCAGAACATGCTCAATCCGGAAGAAAACTTCGGCATCGTCGGGTACAGGCCGAACGCCACGGTACCCCTCCTGCGCGGGAATGACAGCGACTGGGAAAAGGCAACGACCATTTCGGCCGACTCATCTCCAAAAGCCGGACGGATTCGAGCGGTCCGTGCCATGTCCGACTACGCTTACGTCTATCTCCGTATCGATTTGGATAAGAGCCGGTCGGTGATCGACTGGAAAAAGGAAGCCTTCTGGGTGGCCCTGAGCACCCTTCCTGGCCGCGCCGGAAGCCGGGAACTTCCCAGACCGGCCCCGCGCATTACGGACGGCGCGACGTTTCTCCTGAAGTTCGACCGTCCGGATATGGCCACCCTGCTCATTGCCCATGGTTTCAATCCCAACCAGTGGATTGTCGATACCGGCGTGCCGGGTGGACGCCTTATTCTGCGCAAAAAAGACGTCAAACTCGGCGTCCTGGAGAGGTCTTCTTTCGAAGAGATGATGATACAGGCCAATCCTCCCCGCTGGGGGAGGGACGGGAGCATCTTCCCGCCCATCTTCGTCAACAGGAGTGAATTGCCCGCCGGCACGGCCGATCCCGCCTTGCCCGGATCGTCAACCCTGGCCGCCTGGAACGTCGATAAAACAGGCTCGATGATCGAGGTCAGGATTCCCTGGGGGCTGCTCTATGTGGCCGATCCGTCCACCCACCTCTTCTATGGGGGAACGGACGGGCAGGCGGAGCCGGTCTTCACCAAGGGCGGCGCCATCGGGATTGCGGCCATGCACTTCACCGTCGGCGAGTCCGGACCGCGTTTCCAGGAGAGTCTCCCGCACTCGGTCAACAACAGGATCAATCATGCATTGCCGGCATATGCCTGGGCGGAGTGGAATGAAATGCAGGTCAAGCCTTACATGAAACCGGCCTACTATAGCCTTCAGAGAAGCTTCCGGCAGATGCTGACCGAGATGAAGAAATGA
- a CDS encoding glycoside hydrolase family 75 protein: protein MVWQVVDNKGEKVAVWKQRGYDVFFFQTGMTIDADGSPHAYHPKNIGIDDNAHGKDEQGNWVGIVLANRKPYIQNSTDPAPGYYVSTTSLYDRTKRRTDPHRYVDSEKIPYLALPKQVMHPDGKCRRDARACLGDIAIVRNTENGLYSFAILADQAPKTGIGEGSIALATALGVDPDARIGGTKSGIQYLIFPGTGDEQPKTLNEINAMGMDLLKRWGGMEKLGACFAGAR from the coding sequence ATGGTCTGGCAGGTGGTCGACAACAAGGGTGAGAAGGTTGCCGTCTGGAAGCAGCGCGGGTATGACGTCTTCTTCTTCCAGACCGGCATGACCATCGACGCGGACGGGTCACCCCATGCATACCATCCCAAAAACATCGGCATAGACGATAATGCACACGGAAAGGACGAGCAGGGAAACTGGGTCGGAATCGTCCTGGCGAACAGGAAACCGTACATCCAGAATTCCACGGATCCCGCCCCCGGGTACTACGTCTCCACAACGAGCCTTTACGACAGGACGAAGAGGCGGACAGACCCGCACAGATACGTTGACTCTGAAAAAATCCCCTATCTTGCGTTGCCGAAACAGGTCATGCACCCCGATGGCAAATGCCGGCGTGACGCCAGGGCCTGTCTGGGGGATATCGCAATCGTAAGAAATACCGAGAACGGCCTGTATTCCTTCGCCATCCTTGCGGATCAGGCGCCCAAGACCGGCATCGGAGAGGGATCGATCGCCCTCGCCACGGCACTCGGCGTGGATCCGGATGCGCGAATCGGCGGGACCAAGAGCGGGATCCAGTACCTGATCTTCCCTGGAACCGGCGATGAGCAGCCGAAGACCTTAAACGAGATCAACGCCATGGGAATGGATCTTCTGAAGCGGTGGGGGGGCATGGAGAAACTCGGAGCCTGCTTCGCCGGCGCTCGCTGA
- a CDS encoding polysaccharide deacetylase family protein — MTTTFFSAAFFLLFLSQGWCANSASSAGMAVTPAHVTVLMYHKVSDNPEESPDHTLVRVARFEEQMKYLKDNGYTTIDLYDLKAYMDKKISLPEKSVVLTFDDGWKSVKNAIPIMKKYNFKATFFIVLEYIDGAYPAFLTWEEFSEILADRNFDVGCHSHTHPWIPGNHLISWLTGKTPNRSRSDVVAEVAGAKKSMEDKLQRPIVHYSWPSGWYNAELLAIARDSGYITTVTTDQGVNMPGMDPMKIRRYPVYGQFSIEQFGQLLTTNFGDVSPMAGSVPAGKDAASGYPTRK; from the coding sequence ATGACGACCACTTTTTTTTCTGCGGCCTTCTTTCTGCTATTCCTATCACAGGGCTGGTGTGCCAATTCCGCCTCTTCGGCGGGCATGGCCGTTACGCCTGCACATGTTACGGTTCTGATGTATCACAAGGTTTCCGACAATCCGGAAGAGTCGCCGGATCATACGCTGGTTCGAGTGGCCCGCTTTGAAGAGCAGATGAAATATCTAAAGGATAACGGTTACACGACCATCGATCTCTATGATCTGAAAGCATATATGGATAAAAAAATATCTCTTCCCGAGAAATCGGTCGTCCTGACATTTGACGACGGCTGGAAGAGCGTGAAGAATGCCATACCGATCATGAAAAAATACAACTTCAAGGCAACCTTCTTTATCGTGCTGGAGTACATCGACGGCGCCTATCCCGCCTTCCTGACCTGGGAGGAATTTTCGGAGATCCTGGCCGATAGAAATTTTGATGTCGGCTGCCATTCACATACACATCCCTGGATACCCGGAAACCATCTCATTTCCTGGCTCACCGGGAAGACTCCGAACCGGTCGCGGTCCGATGTCGTGGCAGAGGTCGCCGGAGCGAAAAAGAGTATGGAAGATAAGCTCCAACGACCGATTGTTCATTACTCCTGGCCCAGCGGATGGTACAACGCAGAACTGCTCGCTATCGCCCGGGACTCCGGATACATCACGACGGTGACCACGGACCAGGGTGTGAACATGCCTGGCATGGATCCCATGAAAATCCGCAGATACCCGGTTTACGGGCAGTTTTCGATAGAGCAGTTCGGGCAGCTTCTCACGACCAATTTCGGAGACGTGTCTCCGATGGCCGGATCGGTTCCGGCCGGGAAAGACGCGGCATCCGGTTACCCGACACGCAAATAA